Below is a genomic region from Canis lupus familiaris isolate Mischka breed German Shepherd chromosome 25, alternate assembly UU_Cfam_GSD_1.0, whole genome shotgun sequence.
GACTGAATGCAAACCCCCAAAATTCACACATGGAGGCCCTAACCCTGATGTGATGGTACCTAAAGTAGGGCCTTTGGGGGGGTGATCAAGTTCAGGTGAGGTCCTGAGGGCGGGGCCTGCACGAGGAGGGCCCTCAGCAGAGCCAACTGTCCGGGCACccacttctggcctccagaactgtgcaaAATACATTTCTGCTGCTTGGGCACCCGGTCTGTGGATTTATTCTGTTAAGGCAGCTTGAGCTGATTCATGCAGAGGTGATGTCCTGGCATGAAGGCGTCGGTGGAAAGGGAACCATCAGAATcagaagggggcagggaggaaaggcGTGCAGAATTTAATCTCATTTTgaccttttatttaaaagtctgCCACACATGGCAATGCATGGGCTGACACTGTGCTcctaatgtgaaatattttatttaaaaagtcaccGTGGTACCTGATTATAAGCAGCGCCAATGAAAATCTGAGATGTCAGGGACGCCACGTGGCTGTGAGGTTGGGGACCATCCCAGGAGTGTCTGAGCACACTTTCAGCTAACGTTATGATGTTAGGAATTACTTTTCAGGGTTACTGTTTCAATTTGCTACCTGCTAATGTGGAAGAGACCAAGCCTTTGGCTCTGAATTTAAACCTTAAACCATCGTCTCTGTGGCTTACAGGAGTTTCAGAGCAAAGGAGGTTGTCTAACCAAACAGGAATGAAGAGCATCCCGAGGACgtgtctatattttaaaaagaacacaggagGAACACAGGCCTATAAAGGTCACGTGAAAAATTTTAATCGAGTAACTTTATTCAAATAACTTCTATACCAAGAACTCAAAGAGTCATTTCAATGGGATCAGTTTCACTGACATTTGCTTTGAAGGGCAGTTAAGTGAAGCCAGTTCTCACATATTCTTGaggattaaacacacacacacacacacacacacacacacacaggaaggggGAAGATAGACAACTCTCTAAAATAACTCGGCTATACGTCTTCAGCTTTCAATTTCTCTAATACAAAGTCACTTTTCTCTTCCATCTTGAAAGAGGTGttctttcctttagaaaaaaaagaatgaaaatagtttCAGTAAAATTCCATTAGAATTCCCAAGCCATCAAAAGCATAACTGTTTTGTATCGCATATGTTTGTGCGTCCACTACAGACAGTAAAGGGGCAGGGATGTGAAAGCCCACCTGATGGTAAACCCCTCCCGGGCAGCCGGGCAAGCGGGCGGTTACACCCACGGCCTTCGAATCCTGGCCTGGCCCCCGACACCCGGGTGAACCCAGGACTTAGAAGGCTTCAGCTACAttcccttatttgtaaaataagagacAGAACCCGCCTGTTGGATGAAACCCATCTCATCAACGGGTTCATGCGTGGATTAAGAACGTTCTCTACAGCCTGGCACCCAGAAAGGCACCCAGACGTTAGCCATTAAAATCCCTTCTGTAGTCACAGCTCATGAAGCTTTGGTCCCTTTCCTCAAGACATTTGTAATTTAAgtaggaaaacaaggaaaaatgtggaaaatggtTAAGGATGTTTGTATCACAGTTCTAAGACGAAACTGCAAAAGGCGTCCAGGGGGCGGCCACCATGACTTATCAAATTCCAGGGGCGCACCAAGGGCCCCACAAAGGGCTGAGTCCTCCTCCAGGTGCTCCAATGCCAGGCAGAAGGCACTGCTCACGGCTGTGACCTTGGTGGGCCGTCCCTGCTCCAGGCACCCTCGCTGGGCAGGTGAACGAGAGAGCCAGGCATCCAGAAGGGGGATCTCCTGAGGTGGGAAGGTGGGTCGGGTGCTGGTGAGCCAGAAGAGGGCTGGGGAGCGACCCGCTGAGCTCCAGGGGCTGAGCCAGCAGGCGGTGTGACCTGCCAGCAAATCTGGGGACGAGGTGGGAAAAGCCAGAGTTGAGCCTGAGGAGCAGGACGGACActgcaggagcaggtgcaggctTAGACGAGCGGGGCCAGTGGACAAGGGAGCCCTGACATCTGAcgggtcaggggctgggggacccCGGGAATGGCTCTCACTAGAGGCGCTGCCTTCGTGACAACCCTTCTCAACTGAGAAGGAAGGTCATTCTGTAGGGTCACTGGTACCCACCCTCAAGTCTCCTTGGAGTCCCTGCCATGGTCCCTGAAAGCCTCGGCCCCACAGGACTCCCTGTGGCTCCCACTTACCCTGCTGAGGGCCTGGTGTGAGGTGGGTGCAGGCAAAGAGCACAAGgcccagaagaaagggaaaggatctCATGCTATCGGGGGAGGGCCTCCTGGGGCGTGGGCAGTCCCCTCCCTTTCTGCTCCAGCTCCATGTCTGGCCTCACCAAGGCCCCGGACCTCAATCCTTGACCAGAAAGATCAATCACAACGCAGGTCTGGTTAATCTGACAAAGGCTACCACCCACCTGGCTAAGGCCACGGGACGTGCTGGTGGCGGGAGCGGCTTCGGGGAGCACAAGCCAGATGGTAGGTGGAGAAAACAGGAGCAGCCCAAgaagtggaagaaggaagaaagaccaGACCACGATTCTGACCCTGACCTTGACGTAGCCGCAGGAGCCGGGGTGGCCACTTACACGTTGTGCTCACTCGGAGGAGGCAGCTGGCTCCTGCACCCAGCCTCTGCTGTGGCCAAGGCACTGCAAGgtttttgcaaatattctccGAGGGGAGCCGTGTGGGTCTGAATGCTGAGAAGTATAAGCAAAGGCAGAGAAGGACCTGTGGGGTCTGAGGGGTGGTGACAGTGACAACTTGGGGCTTATCTCTGAGAGAAACACACCTGCCCCTGAGATGGGATCATGGCACAAAGAGAACACGGGGCGTCCAGGGCACACGGGGTCCATCTGAACGACCGCCGAGGAGGGAGCAGGAAGTGGTCTACGTGGCCTCGCCTGCCCACACCACCAACGCACAAACCCCCAAACGTACACTCGAGGAGTCACGTGTCTGAATCCTGGCCTGGGGATACACTGAAGTGCACGCTGGAAAGCCTGGCGCTCATGTGAAACAGGTGAACAACCCGCCGTGATGTGCAATGCTCCCCCCTCCGCCAAGCTTCTCTGGAGAAAAGAGAGTGGCACACGTGTGTCACTGAGGGGTCCACACAAACCCAAGCGGAGGGCGAGGTAGGACAGCAGACAGACCTCCCCGTGGAGCACGGAGATCGTGGGCAGGGCAGGAGCGCGGGGCCGAGCAGGCCGCTCCCGCTGTCCCCAGGAAGGAAtccagaaatagaaggaaagtcACTATTTCCAGATCAGCTTTGTGGCAGCTGCTGCCTGAGaccaggagaggctgggaggacagCCTGACGAGGACACCAGTGAGGCTTTTCAGAGAAGACCCCTGAACGCACTCCGGCGGGAAAAGTGTAAGATGTTCCCAGTCGGAACATTCTCGGCTCCACCTCGATGCGTCTTATACATGAACATGCTCTTGGTATAAATGCTCgtttcagaggaaggaaaagaatttgGGAGAAAGCTTGGAAACTGAATGCAGAAGAATCCTATTGCAAAACACCCACATTCAACCAACAGAAACGCACCTTCTTTTCCCAGGGGGGCTGGCGAGGGCTGGGCTCTCGCCCGGCCTCAGGGTGGCCTGGCCCACCACACGCGACGAATCCGGGGAACTGGCCCACTGTCCatacagcagggagtctgataacTGGCGTCTCTTTGGAGGGGACTGGTGGGCCCTCCTGGCCGTGAGCATGAAGCACTCGAGTGTGGTTGAGCCCGGCGTGCTTTCTCTGCTCCGCTGGGGTGATGCTGACAGCTTTGGGGGACCCTGGAAGCCAAagtctggttttaatttttctaagatgCCTCCTTTTGGATACGGGGCTTCCACACTTGATCTCTCTGGAGGTGCTCCGATACATAAAGGCGCCTGGGTCCGCTTCGGCGATTTCTGGCAATACTCTCGATGAAGCttgtcaaatttttctttaatttcactgTAACGATCCCTTCCGCAGCTTAGAGGCAGTACCCCTGCTACTGAGCTAGTTCTGCTGGGGGATAGTGACTTTCCAAGTATTCCAAGATTGTTTCCTTGAGAAAGAAGGTCCAGCGTCTGCTCAGAGCGGCTGAGACTCTGCGTGGAGCTGGTCTCTGGAAGCGAGGGAGGGGAGCTCCTCCTCTGCAGGCGTCTCCCTGCTCCAATAGCTCCTTCACCCAGGTCCTCAAAAGCCTCATTTGACCTCTTGGCTTCGGCTCTGCAGAAAAGCCCGCTGAGACTGCGGATTTCTAAGGCCTGGGGGCCGCGAGGGCTCGCTGGGTCACCCCTGTACATGGCCACAGCCGAGGGTCCTGGGGGGGCAGTCAGGCAGGGCTGCTTCCCGGGGCTGGGGCAATATTCCTGATGAAGCTTATCAAATTTGATTTCAATTTGCCTGTAATGATTCCCTCCCTTGCCTGGCAGTACTCCTGGTCTGGAAAGGATTTTTACAGgagaaattaaccattttaatgcCATGAATCTATTTTCCCGATCAAGACGACGCACTGCCCTGGCATCTCCGTAAGTCATCGAAGAACTCCTCTGGGACATTAA
It encodes:
- the HJURP gene encoding Holliday junction recognition protein isoform X1, which codes for MEGQLRAEDRLLRQLRDSRCRFQRHMQQLIEKYNQPFEDAPLVQMSTLTYETPQGLRIWGGGLVKETNKGQIQDSLVEWVSRSGSSPEGASAQCPRLPLSCAQGLGADSNNNDDASFYQEDVIAGSFMPAAPWSPSKNELRRKYLTQVDILLQDEGWSEGTDGDGEDAHVTLIPSSALPATPAHGCCDVSGESPGDPVEPASCPRECDPSRPCSADLALVPRSDSLWLHGAGGSSFSSSPPLEADNICDVTISDLYAGMLHSMSRLLSTKPSCIISTKTSFIAHSWNSRRRHKCKSRMNRTRCRGAGPSRRGPQDRLPPCSEPGKNREVLRDCENVLDASGQKADLKMEKAFPKVNKLKVCKLDPSWREFKGLRSLMSQRSSSMTYGDARAVRRLDRENRFMALKWLISPVKILSRPGVLPGKGGNHYRQIEIKFDKLHQEYCPSPGKQPCLTAPPGPSAVAMYRGDPASPRGPQALEIRSLSGLFCRAEAKRSNEAFEDLGEGAIGAGRRLQRRSSPPSLPETSSTQSLSRSEQTLDLLSQGNNLGILGKSLSPSRTSSVAGVLPLSCGRDRYSEIKEKFDKLHREYCQKSPKRTQAPLCIGAPPERSSVEAPYPKGGILEKLKPDFGFQGPPKLSASPQRSRESTPGSTTLECFMLTARRAHQSPPKRRQLSDSLLYGQWASSPDSSRVVGQATLRPGESPALASPPGKRREAWRRGEHCTSRRVVHLFHMSARLSSVHFSVSPGQDSDT